A stretch of DNA from Deinococcus multiflagellatus:
CTGGGCCACTGGCTGGAGATGCGCTCGCGATTCGCCACGGGGCGGGCGGTGGAGGCCCTGCTGCGCCTGGCACCTGCGACCGCCCGGGTGATCCGGGACGGCGCCGAGGTCGAACTGCCGGTCGAACAGGTGGTGACGGGTGACCTCGTGGCTATACGCCCGGGTGACCGCGTACCGGTGGACGGCGAGGTGATGAGCGGCACGTCCTTCGTGGACGAGAGCATGCTGACCGGGGAGCCGGTGCCGGTTGAGAAAACGCCAGGGGCGAAGGTCGCTGCGGGCACCGTGAACCAGAACGGGGCGTTTCAGTTCCGGGCCACGGCCGTGGGCGCGGACACCGCCCTGGCGCGCATCGTGCAGCTCGTACAGGACGCGCAGGCGAGCAAAGCGCCCGCGCAGCGCCTGGCGGACACGGCCGGGAAATACCTGGTGTTCGTGGCGCTCGGGAGCGGCCTCCTCGCCTTTCTCGCGTGGACGCTGCTGGGGGAGAGCCTGGTGTTCGCCCTGACGGCCGCCGTGTCCGCCATCGTGATTGCCTGCCCGGACGCCCTGGCGCTGGCCACGCCGACCGCCATCACGGTGGGGGTCGGGCGGGGCGCGCAGGCGGGGGTGCTGTTCAAGAACGCCTCAGCACTGGAGGCAGCAGCGGGCGTGACCACGGTGGTGTTCGATAAGACGGGCACCTTGACGGAAGGCAAGCCGGCCCTGACGGATGTGGTGCCTGCACCGGGGGTCGCCGAGCATGAGCTGCTGCGCCTGGCCGCGTCCGCCGATCAGCCCTCCCAGCATCCGCTGGCCGACGCGATCGTGCGCGGCGCCCGGGACCGGGGCTTGACGGTGACCGCACCGGAGGCCTTCGAGGCCGTGCCGGGGCGGGGGGTGCAGGCGACGGTGGATGGGCGGCAGGTCTGGATTGGCAACCGGGCGCTGATGACGCAGGCCGGGGTGAGTGTCGCGGCCGCGGAAGACCAGGCGGCGCAACTGGCGTCAGACGGCAAAACCGCCATGTTCGTGGCCGCCGATGGGCAGTTCCTGGGACTTGTGGCGGTGGCGGACCGCGTCCGGGCGTCGGCCCGCGCGGCGGTGGCCGAACTCCAGGCCCTCGGTGTGCGCACCGTCATGCTCACCGGCGACACCGAGCGTACCGCGCAGGCGGTGGCGCGGCAGCTGGGTCTGGACACGGTGATTGCGGACGTCCTGCCCGAGGAGAAAGCCGCGCAGGTGCAGGCCCTGCAGGGCCAGGGGCAGCGGGTGGCCATGGTGGGGGACGGGGTGAATGACGCGCCGGCCCTTGCGCAGGCCGAGGTGGGCATCGCGATTGGGGCCGGCACGGACGTGGCGGTGGAGACGGCGGACGTGGTGCTGGTGAACAGTGACCCGGCGGCGGTCGCGGCCAGCCTCCGTCTGGCGCGGCGCGTGCAGCGCAAGATCCGCCAGAACCTGTTCTGGGCCGTGATCTACAACGTGCTCGCCATTCCCTTCGCGGCAGGCGTGCTGTACCCGGCGTACGGGGTGCTGCTGCGCCCGGAGTGGGCGGCGCTGCTGATGAGCGTCAGCACCCTGATCGTTACGGGGAACGCGCTCCTGCTCAACCGGGGGCGACTGGGGCAGGCCACCTCTGGGTGACGTTAGTGGTCGTCGTGCCCGTCCTCGCCGCCTTCTGGGTGGGCGTCCGTGTGAGGCTCGGCGTGGGCGGGGGCCGCCTCGGGGGTCTGGGCGGCGAGAAGGGTGGTCTCCGTGGCCGGGGTTGCAGAGACGATGGCCTCGGCCGGGGTGCTGGCTGCTGTGGCCTGAGCGGGCTCAGCTGCGGCTGAGCCGTGGGCATGTCCAGCCGTGCCGGGCACGGTGATGGCCCGGCCGATGGTGGACAGGCCGCCAAACAGAAGGGCGGCCACCGCCACCGTGCCGCCCATCAGGGCCGGCAGCTTGGGGCCAAGCGTCACCCCTTCACGGCTCAGGAAGGCCAGCACCGCCAGGATCAGACCCACCGGAATCAGCACGGAGGAATAAGCCGGGTTATCCAGGTAGTGCTGCACGCCGCCGGTCATCATGCCCATGCCCACGGAGAGGACAAACGACACCAGCAGGAACGCGCCCAGGTTCGTGGGGCGGGTGTTCTTGCGCAGCACGAATTCCTGCAGGTAGTTGCCGATGGTGAAGCACACGACGCCCAGCACCGCGAGCGCCAGGTAGTACGCGGTGTTCTCCCCCAATCCGAGGTGCACGATGCCGCCGGCGATGAAACTCGTGGAGGCCAGCAGGAGGAAGTACGCAAAAAACGGCAGCAGCAGCTGACGGCGGACGGAAGTCTCACTGCGGGACGTCGGTTGGGGGAGGCTCACAAAAAAGGACCTTAACGGCGGAATGTAAAGCTCTTGTAAAGCTTTAATGAAGGTCGCCGACCCGGTCCTCAGCTGCGTGAACGGGTGCTCAGGAGCAGATTCGCCTGTCTCCCAAGACGTTGAAGAGTGGGGCAAACAGGAAGAGGGCGTGCCTGAACATTGCTGCCACGAACACGCCAGTTCCTGGTTCACGACGGGCTTAAGGCTACCTCTACCTGCTCGCCTCTTATGCAAAGAGACTGACCCCTGTTCCTCCCTGGGTCACGCTTCTGGGCTGGAGTGCTGACTCTTCGTCCTGTCACCTGCGAGCTTCACTTCATTTCTGGAGTTTAAAACTGCTAAAGTAGAGCCGTTGGGAGTGCCTCCCTACCGGCCTGGGCCCTGGACCCAGCCGCCAGCGCCGCCGATCACTTGACCAGGGGTCAAGGCGCTCATGTCCAGGGGACATGGGCGCAGATCGCCCGCCCACCGCGCCGACCAGGCGGCGTGGTCCCCACGAAGCAGTGCAGGGCACCGCTGCGTGGGCTGCTTCCCGGCAGGTCACGGCCCATCAGGGATGGCCGTGACCCAGCAGACCGGTGCGCACACCAGGGGTGAGCGCCCGCCGGACTCGCCCAGAAGGCTGTGAGACATGACGCAGACGTTTTCCCCCACCCGCACCGTTCCTGCCCTGCCCGGCACGTCGCTGCTCGGGCTGAAGGCGACCACCCTGCTCGACCTGGGCGACGCGGTTCACGCGGGCTTCAAGCCCACCACCCTGCAGCGCCTCGCGCAGCACATCGGCCTGTCCATCGGTGAAACACTGGCCCTGATCGGGCTCAGTGACAGCACGTACCACAGCTACCGCCGCAATGGACGGGCGCTGAGCCCGGACGTGAGCACGCACCTGTACCAACTGGCGCGCGTGACCGAAGCGGCTGAAGCGTACTTCGAGGACGCGCCGGCGGCCCACGCCTGGCTGCAGACCGCCCGACCCACGTTCGGCCACCGGACCCCCCTTCAGTTCGCCCTCCTGCCTGGAGGTGCCGAGTACGTGACGACCGTGCTGAGCAGACTTGAGCACGGAGTCTACACGTGAGCCTGACCCTCCACCGCATCAGCAAACTCAAGTACGCCACCCTACAAACTCTCGACGCGCACGGCCTGGGCGCCGCGCAGTACGGCGGCCGCTGGAACAGCCCCGACCCCGCGCTGGAGCATGACCGGCGCATCATCTACGCCAGTGATACCCTCGCTCAGGCGACCCTGGAAGTCATCGTGCACGTGGACAGTCAGGTGCTGCACACCGTGGCCCATGGGCACGTCACCCTGGAGGTGGACCCAGCCGGCATTCTGGACCTCGCGCCCGGCGATCTACCCGCCACCTGGAATGCCCAACCGGAAACCCCGGCCACGCAGGTGATCGGGGACGAGTGGTATGACCTTCAGGCCTCACCAGTCCTGCGGATTCCGTCCGCAGTGCTGCCCCTCTCGGTTTTCGTGCCTGGCCAGGCCAATTACCTGATCAACGCGCGCCACCCGCAGGCGGCGGCCATGGTGCGCCTCCTGGGCGCTGTGCCCCTCACGTTTGACCCTCGGCTGTAACCGTCCTGTGCAGGGCGCTCCCGTCACCGCTCAGCCGCTCTGACACCATCGGCAGCAGGCGCGGGCCCCTCCTTGAGGGGCCCGCGCCTGCTGCCTTCGGATTCGCCCCTTCCCGGTTGGGTGTGTTGAACCAGGAAGGGGAGGTTTGACTCGTCAAGTTCCGCCACGTTTCTTCCAACATTGAAGCAATGGCCCGCTGGGCTGAGGCGTCAGGCGCCCCGGTTCCAGACATGCTCCGCGCGGACACGGGTCAGCACCGAGACTCACGCGGCCATCAGTCCGAAGCAGATTACGGCGGCATCGCACGCCGAACCCGTTAAGTGAAATGCGGCCCGTAAGCGTGAACCCATAGGCTTCTGGTCCAGCATCAGCGCCGGCGCCCGTGGTGACGGCCGCTTTCCGTTTCTCCCGCACCGCAGGTTGCCGTGTGGCTGCGGCGTTCGTCTCTGTAGCATAGGGGATGCCGCCCCGGACCCTCTTCTTGCAGCCATCCCTTCGACAGTTCATTGACGAGCGGCGTCAAGCGGCCCTGAAAGAAGCCAATCAAGTCAAAGACCAAGACCTGATGTACGGCGACCTCAACGAGATCGCCATGCAATTAGCGGCGAGACACCGCTTGGACACGCCACGTTTCGGAAAACCAAGTGTAGACGCGCCGAAAGCAGTCACGCTCTCTGCCGACGATGTGCAGCGGATGCCTGAGGCGTTTTCGCTGGCGCTCTGGCCAGGACGCGCCAGCTACCCAGGTGTGCGCGTCACTGTCCGGGTGCCTTTTGAAGGGCACCCTGAACTGTTCAAGTACCAGCCCAGCAGTTTCAATATGAGCCGGCATTGCAGTAGCAATGAGCCGGAGAATCGGGGGTTCACCCGCCCGTTCATGGGGACGTTGGCCAACGCGGGCTGACGACACAGCGGCGTGCGTGTGCGGCGGCTGTCTGCCTTCACCAGAGGGCCGCCACGGTCTCGTCGGAGGCAGCTCACAGCCAACGCGGCACCCGCGCGCGGTACGCGACATACGCCTCCCCATGCACGCCGTGCAGGTAGGCCTCCTCGAGCCGGACCTGAACCTGCATCAGCACCTCCCCCGCCACCAGCAGCGTCAGGGTCACCGCCTGTGGCGCGGCCAAAAACAGACCCAGCAACATCAGGCGCATGGCCAGGAAGATCGGATTGCGCGAGCGGGCAAACACGCCGCTTTGCACCAAAGCGGTCCGCGCCCGCGCATCCAGTCCGATTCGCCAGGACGCGCCCATCTGGGCCTGGGCCACCAGGGTCAGCCCCAGGGCAGCGGCCATCAGGAGCCAGCCCCCACCCTGAAGCGCGGGGCTGACCAACCAGGGCAACGTCCCCACCAGCTCTGCCGCTTGAGGTACGGCGGCGAGTCCCCCCGTGGTCAGCAGGACAGCGGCCATCAGCAGGCGCATGGCCGCGCCCACATACCCCTGCGGACTGTCATCCTGGGGCAACACGTATGGATTGATCCCGGTGCGTCGCCAGACCAGCACTGAGCGCCAGACGAACGCGAGCAGCAGGTAAAGCAGGGTGAGGGCAAACAGCGCTGGATACAATACTTGAGATTCCATATCTGAGCATACATTCATATATAGAGCCAAGCAAGGGGCCCAGAGCGCGTCTCCCTGGGCCGGTCCTTTAAAACTTGACGAAGAAGGCGGTGAAGTACATCAGGGCGACGCCGACGGTAAAGCCGCCCAGGGTGGACCAGCCCACCAGGGGCGCGCCCAAGGCCGCCGTGTTGCGCGCCACCAGGCGGCTGACTTCCCAGACCACCTGCACGATGGCGCCCACCCCCACCGCCAGGAACACGGTCGCCAGCACCGGATTGAAGGCGAAGCCGCCCAGCCAGGTGCCCAGGATGGCGGGTCCACCAGCGATCAGCGCCAGCAGGGCAAACTGAGTGAGCCTGGGCCTGTGGCGCACGACGGGGGCCACGATGCCCACCCCCTCCGTGATGTTGTGCAGGGTGAAGCCCAGAATCAGGAAGGTGCCCAGCGCCGCTTCGCCCAGCGCAAACGCCGCCCCAATCGCCAGGCCCTCGCCAAGGTTGTGCAGCCCGATCCCCGTGGCGATGCGGTAGGACAGGCCCAGCGGCGCGTCCTCGGGCTTGCGCTTGCCCCCCAGGGCCAGCAGGACCCCCAGGGTCAACAGGGCGATCAGCAGCACGGCTGGGGTGCCCTGCCAGAAGGCGGGCAGCGCGGCCGCGAACGCCTGCGCGTCCAGGTAGGTGCCCACCGCGAGGTAGACGAGCAGGCCCACCGTCAGGGCCAGAATGAAGTTCATGGCCGGGGCACTCAGGCGGCGCATCCAGGGAAACCAGAGCATGCCCAGCAGCACCGGCACCACGCCCACATACAACCCGACCAGGCCGAAGCGCACGAACAGATCGCGGCCCGGCTGCGGGGTCAGGGTGGCGACCGGAATCTCTGCTTCGAACACCGTGCCCAGTGAGGTCAGCAGCGCCACGTTGTGGGCCTCGCCCTCCACCCAGGGATAAGGAATCGTCAGCGTTGCGGTGCCCAGGCGGGGAATGGCCCCAGCGGGCCGGGCCGTGAACGACCAGAACGCGTCATCCACCATCACCTGCGGAATCGTGACGGCCTGCGGGCCGTCGTTGATCACCTGCACCTGAATGACGCCGCGCTCGGGGAGGGTCACGCGGCCCACCTTGACCTGCTCGACGGGCGGCCCCTGAAGCGTCTTGAGCCCGCCGCCGGTCGCCACCAGATACGCAAGCACCGCGCCCAGCAGCAACAGCGGCACCAGGGCCAGGCCCCAGAGACTGGCCCAGCGGCCGCCCCCCACGGCCGGCGCACTCACGAGCGGCCCCCGGCAGCGCCTTGCCGACTGCGCTGGTCCCACCCGGCATCCACGCCCGCCGCTTTCAACGCGGCGGGATAGGCATCTGGCTCCACCACCTGAAACGAGCCCATCCAGCCGAGTTCGGTGAACTCGCTGATGTGCGGGTGGAACATGAAATTGCCCGTGAATTTGTACTTGAATTCCAGGATCCCGCGCTGGCCCTGCGCCTGCATGATGGTGTCCACGATGCGGCTGGTAGGTTCCAGGGTGGTGCCGGTGTCGTAATAGTTGAAAAAGTTCGCGTGCAGGTGGAACGAATTGATCAGATCAAACTCCAGGATGTTGATCAGGTAGATGCGAATGAGTTCCCCCTTCTGCACGGGAATGGGCCGGCGCGCGAACTCGAAGCCCACCGTGTTCACCGCGTAGATCTCATTGGCCCCGTCAAAGTTGGTGTCGAAGGCGTTTTGCACCATCACGAACTCGCGCGCGGGTGGCCGCCCCTCCTTGGGGTCCACGATGAACGCGCCGTACATGCCCTTGTGAATGTGCCGCTTTAGACTGGTGGCGTGGCAGTGGTACAGGTGGCAGCCGAAGGGCTCGGCGTCGAACTCGTACACGAAGCGCCCGCCCGGCTGGATTTCACCGGGCCCGGCGCCCGGCACCCCGTCCATTTCGGCCGAATGCACGCCGTGAAAGTGGATGGTGTGCGCGTGAATGGTCGCGTTGATGAACGTGATGCGCAGCCGGTCGCCTTCCGTGCAGCGCAGGGTCGGCCCCGGCACGCGGCCGTTGTAGGTCCAGGCGGGGAAGAAGATGCCGGGGGCAATCTCAATCTCCTTGTCCTGCGCGATCATGGTGTACTCGCGCAGGGTCTGGCCGTTCGGGAGGGTGCTGACCTTGCCCCAGTCCCAGTCGGTGAGCATCGCCATGGGGTCAAAGCCGTTGCGCTTGTGGTTCACGGCGCCCACCATCAGGTTGTTGCCGTGCCCAGCGTGGGCCGTGGTGGAGGGTACTGGGCTGACTGGGGCTGTTCCCGTGTGCCCGGCAGGGTGGGTCCCACCCTGCCCCAGTGCCGCGCTGCCTGCCAGCGCCGCAGCGCCGCCTGCCCCCACGCGCAGCACGTCACGCCGGGACAGCAGGGACCGCCACCAGCTCACCGCGTCACCGCTGGATGACCGACCAATCTGAATTTTATGTTCAACATAATTGAGTATTAGTCTTGCCTAAAATATTGTCAAGGCGTGCCATACTTTTCGCATGCCCGGGCACACCTTCTCCCCGTCCGTGGAGGACTATCTCAAACAGATGTACCTGCTCGGGCAGGGCGGGCGCGTCTCCACCCAGGCCCTGGCCGACGCGCACGGCGTCAACCCGGCCAGCGTGACCGCCATGCTGCGCCGCCTCACCGAGCGGGGCCTGGTCCGGCACGTGCCCTACCGCGGCGCGCACCTCACGCCCGCAGGCGTGCGCGCCGCCCTGAACGTGTTGCGGCGCCACACCCTGCTGGAACTGTACCTGCATGAAGCCCTGGGCTACCCCATGAGCGACGTGCATGAGGAGGCCGAGCGCCTGGAGCACGTGATGAGTGAGGGGCTTGAAGCGCGGGTGACCGCGTGGCTGGGCCATCCCGTCATTGATCCGCACGGTGACGCCATCCCGGGCAGTGACGGCCACCCAGCGACCGGGTCTGGACTTCGCCTCACGGACGTGCCCCTGGCCACCCTGGCCCGCATCATTCAGCTTCCCCATCAGCCTCAGGCGGCGCAGGCCCTTCAAGTCCACGCCCTGAGGCCAGGCGTCAGGGTCACGGTGCGGGCACGCTGTCCAGGCCTGGGCACCCTGACCGTTCAGGCAGAGGGCGCAGGCCAGCCCGTGGTCCTGGCTGAAACCGTGGCCCGCCGCATTGGTGTCACCCTGACATAACGGCTGAGAAGCAGCGTGCCCGCACCACGAAGCACCGGACGGTTTCCTGGCCGTCCGGTGCCCGCGACGCGTGACTGGCCTTTCAGGCGGGGAGGGCCTCACAGCGAACCAGTTGATTCTGTCGGCTTATTGGGGTTTCAGAGCCGCAAAGCGTGATATGCGAGTGCCCTGCCGGGGGACATGCTCAAGCCAGGCTGCGACACGCATGAGGTTGATTGCCGCCGCAGTCGCCACATGTTGCACATGGGTTTTCGCTTGTCCCCGATACCTTGACCGGCGCAAACCCATGGTCCGCACGCCCAATGAGTGTGTCCCCTCAATGCCGGCACGGCGTGTATAGACCTTGCCCCACTGGACGCTGGTCTCCAATGCCCGGCCTTCCTGAATCGCCTCATGCTGCGCCTGCCCCCGTAACGACAGTTTCCGCCCAGCCGATTTCACTCTGGTGCAGCGCGCTTTGACCGGACACTTCTGACAGTCCCGTTCTCGAAATCGCACTTCAATCAGGTCATACCCGCGCTTTTCCCGCAGGTTTTTCCAATAGTACGAGGTGTGTCCCTGTGGACACACGGCCTGCTCCTTGGCCCAGTCAATCTGAAACGCCGTCACATCGTAGCCTCCTGACCGTGCCTGCCAGCTGGCGTTCTGCCGTGCTGGCCCAATCACCCGGACCCCATGGTGCTCTTTCGCCCGAACCACCAGATCGCCACTGATGTAGCCGCCATCCAGCAAATGTTCCTCTGGGAGCAGCTGGCGTTCTGCCAATGACTGATGGATGTCGTCGATCACCTGATAGTCCGTGAGGGCGGCTTCCGTGGTGCGCACAGCAGTCATGACATGAGGCGTGTCCTCCTCGCAGCTTTCGGTGAAATGCACCTTATAGCCCGACCACTTGAGGCCCCCTCTCGCCCCGTACCCCGCTTCCGGGTCATAGGGTGAGTTGAACCGCTCACGCGCATTGGTCACCATCCCGTCCTGCCACCGCACGTCTCCGTCCACCTGCGTGAACTGCAGGGCCCACATCCGCCGTAAGGTCTGCACGGCTGGCAAGTCGCCGAGCTGCACGTGGGCTGTGCCGTCGATCTGAGTCAGGAGTGCACAGCCATCCTGGCCAATTTGACAGGCATACGCGTGGCCCTCTTCCTGGCCTTTCGGCAGCCGTGCACTCTCCAGCCGTTCGCCGTACCTTGAAAACCACTCCGGTGGGCACCAGGCCAACCACGTTGGTTGGATGGTCGCAATCGCGTTTAGCGCAGCCCTCAACGTTTCCCCCACCGATTCCAGGCGAGTCAGGGACCGGACGCGGGCCAGGACATGGGTTGAGTCTGTCCGTTGCCGGCCACGCCTCTTGATCAGACCCCGGTCTCGAAACTTGCTCAGGAGACCATCCAGCAACTGCCCTTCAGCGCTTCCGGCAATGAGCCTGGACCGAAACTCGCTCAGCACGCTGAAGTGAAAGCCAGGATCGTCCAGGGGCAGGCCCAGGAGATACTTCAGGTCGATGCGAGCCCGCACCTGATCGGCAGCCTGCCGGTCGGTCACACCTTCCAGAAATTGCACCACAGTGATGAGGGCCAGGCGCCACGGCGGCAACGCGGGCCGACCCCGTCTCGAAAACAAGTCCTGGAAGGCACCATCATCGAAGAGTTCGCCAAACTCGTCTCGAAGGCTGAGATACAGGTTGCCCTGAGGAAAGGCCATGTGGGCGATGCGTGCCGTGTCTTCGGGAAGGGAGAGGGAATTGGTTGGACGCAGCATGATTGAGTGTGCCCCACCATCTGTCAGACTCACACCCAACGGCACATCACTGAATAGAATAGATGGGTGACCACTCTGACTGCGCCTCCGGTGCTTGACCAGCTTAAGGCGCTTGCACAAGACACCCGATACGACCT
This window harbors:
- a CDS encoding RES family NAD+ phosphorylase, which produces MSLTLHRISKLKYATLQTLDAHGLGAAQYGGRWNSPDPALEHDRRIIYASDTLAQATLEVIVHVDSQVLHTVAHGHVTLEVDPAGILDLAPGDLPATWNAQPETPATQVIGDEWYDLQASPVLRIPSAVLPLSVFVPGQANYLINARHPQAAAMVRLLGAVPLTFDPRL
- a CDS encoding metal-dependent transcriptional regulator, whose translation is MPGHTFSPSVEDYLKQMYLLGQGGRVSTQALADAHGVNPASVTAMLRRLTERGLVRHVPYRGAHLTPAGVRAALNVLRRHTLLELYLHEALGYPMSDVHEEAERLEHVMSEGLEARVTAWLGHPVIDPHGDAIPGSDGHPATGSGLRLTDVPLATLARIIQLPHQPQAAQALQVHALRPGVRVTVRARCPGLGTLTVQAEGAGQPVVLAETVARRIGVTLT
- the parS gene encoding type II RES/Xre toxin-antitoxin system antitoxin, translated to MTQTFSPTRTVPALPGTSLLGLKATTLLDLGDAVHAGFKPTTLQRLAQHIGLSIGETLALIGLSDSTYHSYRRNGRALSPDVSTHLYQLARVTEAAEAYFEDAPAAHAWLQTARPTFGHRTPLQFALLPGGAEYVTTVLSRLEHGVYT
- a CDS encoding copper-translocating P-type ATPase; the protein is MTHAHHSSDAARLEVALRTCHSGTDLQGADTFIRQRPGVTQVHLDRTRSVAHVQIDPAVTDETRLRAQLEAAGYLCTCERAPDAGAGHAHHPVASHAGPAPAPGGHADHAGHGDAHAGHGEAMVADMLRRFTVSLLLTIPAVLYSPIGEAIGFTAMPPFGLGMNVFGLLLTTPVVWWGGWPFISAAWRALRRGEANMMTLIALGILVSYAYSVWATLALGSQEVFFEAAAMLTTFSLLGHWLEMRSRFATGRAVEALLRLAPATARVIRDGAEVELPVEQVVTGDLVAIRPGDRVPVDGEVMSGTSFVDESMLTGEPVPVEKTPGAKVAAGTVNQNGAFQFRATAVGADTALARIVQLVQDAQASKAPAQRLADTAGKYLVFVALGSGLLAFLAWTLLGESLVFALTAAVSAIVIACPDALALATPTAITVGVGRGAQAGVLFKNASALEAAAGVTTVVFDKTGTLTEGKPALTDVVPAPGVAEHELLRLAASADQPSQHPLADAIVRGARDRGLTVTAPEAFEAVPGRGVQATVDGRQVWIGNRALMTQAGVSVAAAEDQAAQLASDGKTAMFVAADGQFLGLVAVADRVRASARAAVAELQALGVRTVMLTGDTERTAQAVARQLGLDTVIADVLPEEKAAQVQALQGQGQRVAMVGDGVNDAPALAQAEVGIAIGAGTDVAVETADVVLVNSDPAAVAASLRLARRVQRKIRQNLFWAVIYNVLAIPFAAGVLYPAYGVLLRPEWAALLMSVSTLIVTGNALLLNRGRLGQATSG
- a CDS encoding IS1182 family transposase gives rise to the protein MMLRPTNSLSLPEDTARIAHMAFPQGNLYLSLRDEFGELFDDGAFQDLFSRRGRPALPPWRLALITVVQFLEGVTDRQAADQVRARIDLKYLLGLPLDDPGFHFSVLSEFRSRLIAGSAEGQLLDGLLSKFRDRGLIKRRGRQRTDSTHVLARVRSLTRLESVGETLRAALNAIATIQPTWLAWCPPEWFSRYGERLESARLPKGQEEGHAYACQIGQDGCALLTQIDGTAHVQLGDLPAVQTLRRMWALQFTQVDGDVRWQDGMVTNARERFNSPYDPEAGYGARGGLKWSGYKVHFTESCEEDTPHVMTAVRTTEAALTDYQVIDDIHQSLAERQLLPEEHLLDGGYISGDLVVRAKEHHGVRVIGPARQNASWQARSGGYDVTAFQIDWAKEQAVCPQGHTSYYWKNLREKRGYDLIEVRFRERDCQKCPVKARCTRVKSAGRKLSLRGQAQHEAIQEGRALETSVQWGKVYTRRAGIEGTHSLGVRTMGLRRSRYRGQAKTHVQHVATAAAINLMRVAAWLEHVPRQGTRISRFAALKPQ
- a CDS encoding multicopper oxidase domain-containing protein — encoded protein: MSWWRSLLSRRDVLRVGAGGAAALAGSAALGQGGTHPAGHTGTAPVSPVPSTTAHAGHGNNLMVGAVNHKRNGFDPMAMLTDWDWGKVSTLPNGQTLREYTMIAQDKEIEIAPGIFFPAWTYNGRVPGPTLRCTEGDRLRITFINATIHAHTIHFHGVHSAEMDGVPGAGPGEIQPGGRFVYEFDAEPFGCHLYHCHATSLKRHIHKGMYGAFIVDPKEGRPPAREFVMVQNAFDTNFDGANEIYAVNTVGFEFARRPIPVQKGELIRIYLINILEFDLINSFHLHANFFNYYDTGTTLEPTSRIVDTIMQAQGQRGILEFKYKFTGNFMFHPHISEFTELGWMGSFQVVEPDAYPAALKAAGVDAGWDQRSRQGAAGGRS
- a CDS encoding ZIP family metal transporter — protein: MSAPAVGGGRWASLWGLALVPLLLLGAVLAYLVATGGGLKTLQGPPVEQVKVGRVTLPERGVIQVQVINDGPQAVTIPQVMVDDAFWSFTARPAGAIPRLGTATLTIPYPWVEGEAHNVALLTSLGTVFEAEIPVATLTPQPGRDLFVRFGLVGLYVGVVPVLLGMLWFPWMRRLSAPAMNFILALTVGLLVYLAVGTYLDAQAFAAALPAFWQGTPAVLLIALLTLGVLLALGGKRKPEDAPLGLSYRIATGIGLHNLGEGLAIGAAFALGEAALGTFLILGFTLHNITEGVGIVAPVVRHRPRLTQFALLALIAGGPAILGTWLGGFAFNPVLATVFLAVGVGAIVQVVWEVSRLVARNTAALGAPLVGWSTLGGFTVGVALMYFTAFFVKF
- a CDS encoding methyltransferase family protein is translated as MESQVLYPALFALTLLYLLLAFVWRSVLVWRRTGINPYVLPQDDSPQGYVGAAMRLLMAAVLLTTGGLAAVPQAAELVGTLPWLVSPALQGGGWLLMAAALGLTLVAQAQMGASWRIGLDARARTALVQSGVFARSRNPIFLAMRLMLLGLFLAAPQAVTLTLLVAGEVLMQVQVRLEEAYLHGVHGEAYVAYRARVPRWL